Proteins from a genomic interval of Scatophagus argus isolate fScaArg1 chromosome 6, fScaArg1.pri, whole genome shotgun sequence:
- the si:ch211-201h21.5 gene encoding inosine-uridine preferring nucleoside hydrolase isoform X3 has protein sequence MCPGGQIHSELKCTMHIFLSATISSKYGHFWLKKQNKTKQDGDCHNAKLRFYNCSPQIPVFRGSGGPLVGTNKLLNDHFGTDGLGDVIEDKDPQWEKKIQREHAVSAMIRLVTENQNQVSLVALGPLTNLALAIRLDPCFPQKLKDLYIMGGNKEGIGNVTLCAEFNFASDPESAYIVLEEFLCPTYLASWEYSCRNALTWEFFEELINQDAPAAGFMKMITSKCWAYSKMAMMNKRDVYFGPGFVSYDSYAMAACIDGSVVTERIECPVRVELQGSICRGMMTLDRTNELKKGHSVFVLTKCDVAKFGQLLMESVRQPIKK, from the exons ATGTGTCCTGGAGGTCAGATCCATTCAGAGTTGAAATGTACAATGCACATCTTCCTCAGCGCCACCATCTcgtccaaatatggtcacttctggctcaaaaaacaaaacaaaacgaaacaagATGGCGATTGCCATAATGCTAAACTTAGGTTTTACAACTGTAGTCCACAG ATTCCAGTATTTCGAGGTTCTGGGGGTCCTCTGGTTGGAACTAACAAGCTACTTAATGACCACTTTGGAACTGATGGACTTGGGGATGTGATTGAAGATAAAGACCCCCAATGGGAGAAGAAAATCCAGAGAGAGCATGCAGTCAGTGCAATGATTAGGCTGGTGACTGAAAACCAGAACCAG GTTTCCTTAGTGGCCCTTGGCCCACTCACTAATCTGGCACTGGCTATTAGACTGGATCCATGTTTTCCCCAAAAGCTCAAAGATCTGTACATTATGGGTGGCAACAAGGAAG GAATAGGAAATGTGACACTATGTGCTGAATTTAACTTTGCATCGGATCCAGAGTCTGCTTACATTGTTCTTGAAGAATTTCTCTGTCCTACATACTTGGCATCATGGGAATATTCCTGCAGGAATGCACTGACGTGG GAGTTCTTTGAAGAACTGATCAATCAGGACGCACCTGCTGCAGGCTTTATGAAGATGATAACATCCAAATGCTGGGCTTATTCCAAAATGGCCATGATGAATAAGAGAGATGTGTACTTTGGACCCGGCTTCGTTTCTTACGACTCCTATGCAATGGCAGCCTGTATTGACGGCAGCGTGGTAACAGAAAGAATTGAGTGTCCTGTCCGTGTGGAACTGCAGGGTTCAATCTGTCGCGGCATGATGACACTGGATCGCACAAATGAGCTGAAGAAAGGCCACAGCGTGTTTGTTTTGACTAAATGTGATGTCGCCAAGTTTGGTCAGTTACTCATGGAGTCTGTTAGACAGCCAATAAAGAAGTAA
- the si:ch211-201h21.5 gene encoding inosine-uridine preferring nucleoside hydrolase isoform X1 has product MIIQFEPITTAIALTLKLHFTRTMAKKKVIIDTDCGIDDAQAIMMALAAPSIEVVGVTCVFGNTAVENVCQNVLRVLSVCEREGIPVFRGSGGPLVGTNKLLNDHFGTDGLGDVIEDKDPQWEKKIQREHAVSAMIRLVTENQNQVSLVALGPLTNLALAIRLDPCFPQKLKDLYIMGGNKEGIGNVTLCAEFNFASDPESAYIVLEEFLCPTYLASWEYSCRNALTWEFFEELINQDAPAAGFMKMITSKCWAYSKMAMMNKRDVYFGPGFVSYDSYAMAACIDGSVVTERIECPVRVELQGSICRGMMTLDRTNELKKGHSVFVLTKCDVAKFGQLLMESVRQPIKK; this is encoded by the exons ATGATAATACAATTCGAGCCAATCACAACCGCGATTGCGCTGACTCTTAAACTCCACTTCACG AGGACGATGGCTAAGAAGAAGGTGATCATCGACACAGACTGCGGCATCGACGACGCTCAGGCTATAATGATGGCCTTGGCAGCACCCAGCATTGAGGTCGTGGGTGTtacgtgtgtgtttgggaaCACGGCGGTTGAGAACGTGTGTCAGAATGTTCTGAGGgtgctctctgtctgtgagCGTGAGGGG ATTCCAGTATTTCGAGGTTCTGGGGGTCCTCTGGTTGGAACTAACAAGCTACTTAATGACCACTTTGGAACTGATGGACTTGGGGATGTGATTGAAGATAAAGACCCCCAATGGGAGAAGAAAATCCAGAGAGAGCATGCAGTCAGTGCAATGATTAGGCTGGTGACTGAAAACCAGAACCAG GTTTCCTTAGTGGCCCTTGGCCCACTCACTAATCTGGCACTGGCTATTAGACTGGATCCATGTTTTCCCCAAAAGCTCAAAGATCTGTACATTATGGGTGGCAACAAGGAAG GAATAGGAAATGTGACACTATGTGCTGAATTTAACTTTGCATCGGATCCAGAGTCTGCTTACATTGTTCTTGAAGAATTTCTCTGTCCTACATACTTGGCATCATGGGAATATTCCTGCAGGAATGCACTGACGTGG GAGTTCTTTGAAGAACTGATCAATCAGGACGCACCTGCTGCAGGCTTTATGAAGATGATAACATCCAAATGCTGGGCTTATTCCAAAATGGCCATGATGAATAAGAGAGATGTGTACTTTGGACCCGGCTTCGTTTCTTACGACTCCTATGCAATGGCAGCCTGTATTGACGGCAGCGTGGTAACAGAAAGAATTGAGTGTCCTGTCCGTGTGGAACTGCAGGGTTCAATCTGTCGCGGCATGATGACACTGGATCGCACAAATGAGCTGAAGAAAGGCCACAGCGTGTTTGTTTTGACTAAATGTGATGTCGCCAAGTTTGGTCAGTTACTCATGGAGTCTGTTAGACAGCCAATAAAGAAGTAA
- the si:ch211-201h21.5 gene encoding inosine-uridine preferring nucleoside hydrolase isoform X4 produces the protein MIIQFEPITTAIALTLKLHFTIPVFRGSGGPLVGTNKLLNDHFGTDGLGDVIEDKDPQWEKKIQREHAVSAMIRLVTENQNQVSLVALGPLTNLALAIRLDPCFPQKLKDLYIMGGNKEGIGNVTLCAEFNFASDPESAYIVLEEFLCPTYLASWEYSCRNALTWEFFEELINQDAPAAGFMKMITSKCWAYSKMAMMNKRDVYFGPGFVSYDSYAMAACIDGSVVTERIECPVRVELQGSICRGMMTLDRTNELKKGHSVFVLTKCDVAKFGQLLMESVRQPIKK, from the exons ATGATAATACAATTCGAGCCAATCACAACCGCGATTGCGCTGACTCTTAAACTCCACTTCACG ATTCCAGTATTTCGAGGTTCTGGGGGTCCTCTGGTTGGAACTAACAAGCTACTTAATGACCACTTTGGAACTGATGGACTTGGGGATGTGATTGAAGATAAAGACCCCCAATGGGAGAAGAAAATCCAGAGAGAGCATGCAGTCAGTGCAATGATTAGGCTGGTGACTGAAAACCAGAACCAG GTTTCCTTAGTGGCCCTTGGCCCACTCACTAATCTGGCACTGGCTATTAGACTGGATCCATGTTTTCCCCAAAAGCTCAAAGATCTGTACATTATGGGTGGCAACAAGGAAG GAATAGGAAATGTGACACTATGTGCTGAATTTAACTTTGCATCGGATCCAGAGTCTGCTTACATTGTTCTTGAAGAATTTCTCTGTCCTACATACTTGGCATCATGGGAATATTCCTGCAGGAATGCACTGACGTGG GAGTTCTTTGAAGAACTGATCAATCAGGACGCACCTGCTGCAGGCTTTATGAAGATGATAACATCCAAATGCTGGGCTTATTCCAAAATGGCCATGATGAATAAGAGAGATGTGTACTTTGGACCCGGCTTCGTTTCTTACGACTCCTATGCAATGGCAGCCTGTATTGACGGCAGCGTGGTAACAGAAAGAATTGAGTGTCCTGTCCGTGTGGAACTGCAGGGTTCAATCTGTCGCGGCATGATGACACTGGATCGCACAAATGAGCTGAAGAAAGGCCACAGCGTGTTTGTTTTGACTAAATGTGATGTCGCCAAGTTTGGTCAGTTACTCATGGAGTCTGTTAGACAGCCAATAAAGAAGTAA
- the si:ch211-201h21.5 gene encoding inosine-uridine preferring nucleoside hydrolase isoform X2, whose product MAKKKVIIDTDCGIDDAQAIMMALAAPSIEVVGVTCVFGNTAVENVCQNVLRVLSVCEREGIPVFRGSGGPLVGTNKLLNDHFGTDGLGDVIEDKDPQWEKKIQREHAVSAMIRLVTENQNQVSLVALGPLTNLALAIRLDPCFPQKLKDLYIMGGNKEGIGNVTLCAEFNFASDPESAYIVLEEFLCPTYLASWEYSCRNALTWEFFEELINQDAPAAGFMKMITSKCWAYSKMAMMNKRDVYFGPGFVSYDSYAMAACIDGSVVTERIECPVRVELQGSICRGMMTLDRTNELKKGHSVFVLTKCDVAKFGQLLMESVRQPIKK is encoded by the exons ATGGCTAAGAAGAAGGTGATCATCGACACAGACTGCGGCATCGACGACGCTCAGGCTATAATGATGGCCTTGGCAGCACCCAGCATTGAGGTCGTGGGTGTtacgtgtgtgtttgggaaCACGGCGGTTGAGAACGTGTGTCAGAATGTTCTGAGGgtgctctctgtctgtgagCGTGAGGGG ATTCCAGTATTTCGAGGTTCTGGGGGTCCTCTGGTTGGAACTAACAAGCTACTTAATGACCACTTTGGAACTGATGGACTTGGGGATGTGATTGAAGATAAAGACCCCCAATGGGAGAAGAAAATCCAGAGAGAGCATGCAGTCAGTGCAATGATTAGGCTGGTGACTGAAAACCAGAACCAG GTTTCCTTAGTGGCCCTTGGCCCACTCACTAATCTGGCACTGGCTATTAGACTGGATCCATGTTTTCCCCAAAAGCTCAAAGATCTGTACATTATGGGTGGCAACAAGGAAG GAATAGGAAATGTGACACTATGTGCTGAATTTAACTTTGCATCGGATCCAGAGTCTGCTTACATTGTTCTTGAAGAATTTCTCTGTCCTACATACTTGGCATCATGGGAATATTCCTGCAGGAATGCACTGACGTGG GAGTTCTTTGAAGAACTGATCAATCAGGACGCACCTGCTGCAGGCTTTATGAAGATGATAACATCCAAATGCTGGGCTTATTCCAAAATGGCCATGATGAATAAGAGAGATGTGTACTTTGGACCCGGCTTCGTTTCTTACGACTCCTATGCAATGGCAGCCTGTATTGACGGCAGCGTGGTAACAGAAAGAATTGAGTGTCCTGTCCGTGTGGAACTGCAGGGTTCAATCTGTCGCGGCATGATGACACTGGATCGCACAAATGAGCTGAAGAAAGGCCACAGCGTGTTTGTTTTGACTAAATGTGATGTCGCCAAGTTTGGTCAGTTACTCATGGAGTCTGTTAGACAGCCAATAAAGAAGTAA
- the LOC124060617 gene encoding basic immunoglobulin-like variable motif-containing protein, protein MSGCSMPNTSEGQGAHLSGPAEPSGLQRPTDGEEERGLISSLARDAARVRRASSAELHLPWTCPVTHSREKFYTVCSDYALLNQAASVYRPPNAARDVVPLKQDEGPSLVKSKPSADLSAGQSGGAHVGSDGDCDMVEVSSGLTKPILAWEIDTTDFNAVLTRKARTSNVKKCSTKKMKSSDRPSRNLQDISPHASLEEIKQRKVLDLRRWYCISRPQYKTSCGISSLVSCWNFLYSTLGAGSLPPISQEEALHILGFQPPFEEIKFGPFTGNATLMRWFRQINDNFRVRGCSYILYKPHGKHKTAGETAEGALMKLTQGLKDESMAYIYHCQNHYFCPVGFEGTPLKAAKAYRGPLPTNEMEYWILIGEPSRKHPAIHCKKWLDIVTDLNTQNPEYLDIRHTERGIQRRKTKKVGGNLHCIMAFQRVNWQKLGPWALNLENLRHDFHHSGTERAHGGVEEEMEERTSSKRLANLGRSHSMGSQKDTNCKRLSNATEYRQRSSPDSDLEEDITD, encoded by the exons ATGAGTGGCTGTTCAATGCCTAATACTTCAGAAGGTCAAGGAGCACATCTATCTGGGCCAGCAGAACCATCAGGGCTGCAAAGGCCCACTGATGGGGAGGAAGAACGCGGTCTGATCAGCTCCCTCGCCCGGGATGCTGCAAGAGTAAGGAGGGCTTCGAGTGCAGAACTTCACCTGCCTTGGACCTGCCCTGTCACACACTCCCGTGAGAAGTTCTACACGGTCTGCTCCGATTATGCTCTCCTCAACCAGGCTGCTTCTGTGTACCGCCCCCCAAACGCAGCCAGGGACGTGGTCCCCTTGAAGCAGGATGAGGGTCCGTCACTTGTGAAGTCCAAACCCTCAGCTGACTTGAGTGCCGGCCAGTCTGGAGGGGCCCACGTGGGATCAGATGGGGACTGTGACATGGTGGAAGTGTCCTCTGGCCTCACTAAGCCTATTTTAGCCTGGGAAATTGATACCACCGACTTCAATGCTGTGCTCACTAGAAAAGCAAGAACAA GCAATGTGAAGAAATGCAGCACCAAGAAGATGAAGTCATCGGACAGACCCAGCAGAAATCTGCAAGACATCTCTCCTCATGCCTCGCTGGAGGAGATCAAACAGAGGAAAGTGCTCGACCTCAGGAGATG GTACTGCATTAGTCGGCCACAGTACAAGACTTCATGTGGGATCTCTTCATTGGTGTCCTGCTGGAATTTCCTGTACAGCACTCTGGGTGCGGGGAG TCTTCCACCCATCTCTCAGGAGGAGGCTCTGCACATTCTGGGTTTTCAGCCGCCTTTTGAAGAAATCAAGTTTGGTCCTTTCACTGGCAATGCTACTCTGATGCG gtgGTTCAGACAAATCAACGACAACTTCCGAGTGCGAGGTTGCTCCTACATTCTATATAAGCCACATGGAAAACACaagacagcaggagaaacag CTGAAGGAGCGTTGATGAAACTGACACAAGGGCTGAAGGATGAGTCTATGGCCTACATTTACCACTGCCAGAACCACTACTTCTGTCCAGTGGGCTTTGAAGGCACGCCGCTCAAAGCAGCAAAAGCTTACAG GGGTCCTCTACCCACTAATGAAATGGAGTACTGGATCCTTATTGGTGAGCCCAGCAGGAAACACCCAGCTATTCACTGTAAAAA ATGGCTGGACATTGTGACAGACCTCAACACACAAAATCCAGAATACCTGGACATTCgacacacagagagggggaTTCAGCGCCGCAAAACCAAAAAG GTGGGTGGTAACCTGCACTGCATCATGGCCTTCCAGAGGGTGAACTGGCAGAAACTAGGCCCCTGGGCTCTGAACTTGGAGAACCTGCGGCACGACTTCCACCACTCTGGCACAGAGCGGGCCCACGGAGGTGtcgaggaggagatggaggagagaacGTCGTCCAAGCGCCTGGCTAACCTGGGACGCTCGCACAGCATGGGAAGTCAGAAAGACACCAACTGCAAACGCTTGTCCAATGCTACAGAGTACAGACAGAGGAGCTCCCCCGACAGCGACCTTGAAGAAGACATCACAGATTGA